A region of the Pseudarthrobacter oxydans genome:
CCAGATGCGGGCACTCGGCTTCAACATCTAAGGGCTTCACAAGTACGACGACGGCGGGTCATCTTTCCCAGGAAAGGTGACCCGCCGTCGTCGTTCCCTCATCGAGTGCTCCGTATATGCCGTTTTCAGACCTCAAAACGACACGTACGGAGCAATCGATGGGGCTAGAGCTGCAGAGCGCTCGGCGGAGTTAGAGCGAGGGTGCCGAGAACGTGTCGCACTGGTTGATGTCCCCGGTCTCGTAGCCGCGGTAGAACCAGCGCTGGCGCTGCTCGCTGGATCCGTGGGTCCAGGCCTCGGGCGTGACACGGCCGGTGGCCGCCTCCTGGATCCGGTCGTCGCCAACCGCAGACGCGGCGGACAGTGCATCGTTCAGGTCGTGCTGCGTGAGGGCTTCCAGGAACGGCTGGCCGTCGGGGCCCGGCTGGGTGGATGCGTGTTTTGCCCAGAGTCCGGCGTAGCAGTCAGCCTGCAGTTCAACCCGGACTGCACCGGACTCCGGCCCCTGCGGATCCTGCTGGGCTTGGTCGAGGCTCCCCAGCACGTTCTGGATGTGGTGTCCGAACTCGTGGGCCACCACATACTCCTGCGCCAGCGGCCCGCCTGAGGAACCGAACCGGTCCACGAGTTCCTGGAAGAACCCGGGATCGAAGTAGGCGGTGGTATCGGTGGGGCAGTAGAACGGTCCCACCGCGCTGGAGGCCGTGCCGCAGCCGGTGCTGACAGCCTGGTCGAAGATCACGGTCTCCGGCTGGGGGTACTGCACGTTGTACTGCTGCAGGTAGGCAGGCCAGAAAGCGTTCAGGCTGTTGACTGTGCCGGTGATGCGGCAGTCCACGCGGGCGTCCGCATCCGCCCCGGTCTGGCAGGCAGGAGCCGTGCCCTGGCTCTGCGGTGCCTGGCCCGCACCGGCCAGGCCCTCCAACAGCTGGGGATTGACGCCCAGCAGCGCGGCAATGAGCAGGATGAGCCCGCCGCCGATGCCGCCGCCCACTTTGACTCCGCGGCCCATGCCGCGCCGGTCCTGGACCTGCGAGGGGTCCAGCTGCACATTGTCATTGAAACTCATAAAGTCACAATACCCGCGGGCCCGCGGCTCAATCCGTGCCGGCCGGTAAAGTTGATGCGATGCCTTTCCTCAACCGAATCCAGCGCTGGGCCGATGAACGGCCGCACGACACCGCCGTCGTGATTGCAGGACGGCGCCTTTCCTGGTTGGAGTTCCGGGATTCCGCCGCCGCGCTGGTAGCCCACGCCAAGTCCGTCACGGCCCTCTGTGAGGCCAATTCGGTTGACTTCGCCACCAAATTCGCCGCCGCGGTGGCGGGCGGGCGCCAGTGCGCCGTCCTCGACCCGGCGTGGGCCGCCCAGCTGCAGGAGGACATCAGGCGGCGCGTCGAAGCATCCGCACTTCCGGCACCGGTGTCCCCGGACGATGAGCTGGCGGACGGCGTGCCGGAGGGCACCTTCCTCATCGGACTGACGTCCGGCACCACCTCGGTTCCCAAAGCCTTCACGCGCTCCCGGCGGTCCTGGCAGGAATCCTTCGACGCCTCGATCGAGTTCTTTGGGCTCCGCCAGGATGATGTGACGCTGGCGCCGGGGCCGCTCGCCGCGAGCCTCAACCTCTACGCCCTGGCAGAGTGCCTTTATGCGGGGTCCGAGTTCCAGACCCTCGAATCCTTCGACGTCGGGGACGTCCATACCGCCATCGCGCATGACCGCGTCACCAGGCTGGTGCTGGTGCCCACCATGCTAAGGATGCTCAGCGAGCGCGGCCTGACCGGATGCGTGGACGCTTCCGGGGTCCGCACCATCATCTGTGCAGGCTCGAAGCTGGACGCGCGGACGCTGGAAGCCGCGCGCCGCTGGGCCCCGAACGCCACCATCTTCGAGTACTACGGCGCCTCGGAGCTGAGCTTTGTGTCCGGGGCCGGGCTGCCGGCCCGCCAGCCTGCCGTGCACGGCGGCACCGGAATTGGCCGGCCCTTCCCGGGCGTGGACGTCCGGATCCTCGATGACGCCGGCATGCCCCTCCCGGACGGTGACGCCGGGAACATCTGCGTCCGGAGCCCGATGGTCAGCAACGGCTACCTCTGGGGCGACGACGGCCAGGCCCTGAAGTCCTTCGGCGGCTGGTTCACAGTGGGGGACCAGGGGTATCTCGCCGAGGGGGAACTGCACATCCTGGGCCGCCGCGCGGACATGATCCTCACGGCCGGCAGGAACGTCTATCCGCACGAGGTTGAACTGGCACTGTCAGCGGTGCCCGGGGTCTCCGCCGCCGTGGCTGCCGGAATGCCCGACGACCTGCGCGGCCAAAGGGTGGTGGCCGGCGTCGTCCCCTCCCATGGGGCGGTCACTGCAACGCAGCTCCGGGCCGGACTCGAAGAGCTGCTGGCACGGGACAAGCGGCCGCTCCAGTACTACCTGCTGGCCGAATTGCCCGCCACGGACCGCGGCAAGGTCAACAGGAGCCTGCTGCTGGACTGGATAGAGTCCCGGGACCCGAGGGTACGCAGCCTTGGCGGCTGACCAGCTCCCTCCGGACCGGCAGCCCGTCATCATCGCGGCCCTGCGGACGCCGGTTAGCCGCACCAACGGCGCCCTCCGGAAACTGCGCGCCCACGAGTTGCTGGCGCCTGTCCTGCGCGGCCTTCTGGCCGGCGCCGGGGTTGAGCCCGGTGCCGTTGCCGACGTAGTGATCGGCAACGCCGTGGGCGGCGGC
Encoded here:
- a CDS encoding neutral zinc metallopeptidase; protein product: MSFNDNVQLDPSQVQDRRGMGRGVKVGGGIGGGLILLIAALLGVNPQLLEGLAGAGQAPQSQGTAPACQTGADADARVDCRITGTVNSLNAFWPAYLQQYNVQYPQPETVIFDQAVSTGCGTASSAVGPFYCPTDTTAYFDPGFFQELVDRFGSSGGPLAQEYVVAHEFGHHIQNVLGSLDQAQQDPQGPESGAVRVELQADCYAGLWAKHASTQPGPDGQPFLEALTQHDLNDALSAASAVGDDRIQEAATGRVTPEAWTHGSSEQRQRWFYRGYETGDINQCDTFSAPSL
- a CDS encoding AMP-binding protein, translating into MPFLNRIQRWADERPHDTAVVIAGRRLSWLEFRDSAAALVAHAKSVTALCEANSVDFATKFAAAVAGGRQCAVLDPAWAAQLQEDIRRRVEASALPAPVSPDDELADGVPEGTFLIGLTSGTTSVPKAFTRSRRSWQESFDASIEFFGLRQDDVTLAPGPLAASLNLYALAECLYAGSEFQTLESFDVGDVHTAIAHDRVTRLVLVPTMLRMLSERGLTGCVDASGVRTIICAGSKLDARTLEAARRWAPNATIFEYYGASELSFVSGAGLPARQPAVHGGTGIGRPFPGVDVRILDDAGMPLPDGDAGNICVRSPMVSNGYLWGDDGQALKSFGGWFTVGDQGYLAEGELHILGRRADMILTAGRNVYPHEVELALSAVPGVSAAVAAGMPDDLRGQRVVAGVVPSHGAVTATQLRAGLEELLARDKRPLQYYLLAELPATDRGKVNRSLLLDWIESRDPRVRSLGG